The following proteins are encoded in a genomic region of Ignavibacteriota bacterium:
- a CDS encoding CTP synthase — protein MSSARNTKYVFITGGVVSSLGKGIAAASLGMLLQSRGLRVTIQKFDPYINIDPGTMSPYQHGEVYVTDDGAETDLDLGHYERFLATSMTRENNTTTGQIYNTVIQKERRGDYLGATVQVIPHITDEIKRHFVRLAQRESYDVIITEIGGTVGDIESLPFLEAMRQFMMSVGKKNAINIHLTLVPYIKSAGELKTKPTQHSVKMLLELGIQPDMLLCRSDRPLPLSIRQKIGLFCNVPPEYVIEARDVSTIYECPIEFARERFDERVIKLLKLRTQPPDLERWTKFLKRVKEPRHEVEIGLVGKYAEYHDAYKSIIEAFVHAGAENNARVNLNWIHSEDIEKHGPAKYLRNIDGLLVAPGFGERGVEGKIKAVQYVRENGIPFFGICLGMQCAVIEYARNVCGLKDANSAEFDDTATNVIDLMLEQKSIQTKGGTMRLGAYPCVLKRGSKAAEAYGRRQIDERHRHRYEVNNQYRSVLEEHGLVFSGTSPDEMLMEMIELPEHPWFVGCQFHPELKSRAIDPHPLFRNFVRAAVLRHEVREQQERETSAGA, from the coding sequence GTGTCCAGCGCGCGAAACACCAAATACGTGTTCATCACCGGCGGCGTCGTCTCGTCGCTCGGGAAAGGTATCGCTGCCGCATCGCTCGGCATGCTTCTGCAGTCGCGCGGCTTGCGCGTCACGATTCAGAAGTTCGATCCATACATCAATATCGATCCGGGCACGATGAGTCCGTATCAGCACGGTGAAGTGTATGTGACGGACGATGGCGCGGAGACAGATCTCGATCTGGGACACTACGAACGTTTCCTCGCCACGAGCATGACACGCGAGAACAACACGACGACGGGACAGATCTACAATACCGTGATTCAGAAGGAGCGTCGCGGCGACTATCTCGGCGCCACCGTGCAGGTGATTCCGCACATCACCGACGAGATCAAGCGCCATTTTGTGCGGCTCGCGCAACGCGAGTCCTACGACGTGATCATCACCGAAATTGGCGGCACGGTGGGCGACATCGAAAGTCTGCCCTTCCTCGAGGCAATGCGCCAGTTCATGATGTCGGTCGGGAAAAAGAACGCCATCAACATTCATCTCACGCTGGTGCCGTACATCAAATCCGCCGGTGAGTTGAAGACAAAACCCACGCAGCATTCCGTGAAGATGCTTCTCGAGCTGGGGATTCAGCCCGATATGCTGCTGTGCCGCTCCGACCGTCCGCTGCCTCTCAGCATCAGACAGAAAATTGGCCTGTTCTGCAACGTGCCTCCCGAGTACGTCATAGAGGCACGCGACGTATCCACGATTTATGAGTGCCCGATCGAATTTGCGCGGGAACGTTTCGACGAACGTGTGATCAAGCTCCTCAAACTGCGCACACAGCCGCCGGATCTCGAGCGGTGGACGAAGTTTCTCAAACGCGTGAAGGAGCCTCGGCACGAGGTCGAGATCGGCCTTGTGGGCAAGTACGCCGAGTATCACGACGCATACAAGAGCATCATCGAGGCCTTTGTGCATGCGGGCGCCGAAAACAACGCGCGCGTGAATCTGAACTGGATACACTCGGAGGACATCGAGAAGCACGGACCTGCCAAGTACCTGCGCAACATCGACGGCCTTCTTGTTGCGCCCGGTTTTGGGGAACGCGGTGTGGAGGGCAAGATCAAGGCGGTGCAGTACGTGCGCGAGAACGGCATCCCGTTTTTCGGAATCTGTCTCGGCATGCAGTGCGCCGTGATCGAATATGCGCGCAATGTGTGCGGGCTGAAGGACGCGAACAGCGCGGAGTTCGACGACACCGCGACGAACGTGATCGATCTCATGCTCGAACAGAAGAGCATACAGACCAAGGGCGGCACGATGCGGCTAGGCGCGTACCCCTGTGTACTCAAGCGCGGCAGCAAGGCCGCGGAGGCATACGGGCGCAGACAGATCGACGAGCGGCACAGGCACAGGTACGAAGTGAACAACCAGTACAGGTCCGTGCTCGAGGAGCACGGCCTCGTGTTCAGCGGCACGTCGCCCGATGAGATGCTGATGGAGATGATCGAACTTCCCGAGCATCCCTGGTTTGTGGGATGCCAGTTCCATCCTGAACTCAAATCGCGGGCAATCGATCCGCACCCACTGTTCCGCAATTTTGTGCGTGCCGCCGTGCTGCGGCACGAGGTGCGCGAACAGCAGGAACGCGAAACGTCCGCAGGAGCGTAA
- a CDS encoding phosphatidate cytidylyltransferase: MSNLSARLLVAAVAIPVIVLLAWLGGYFWLFFVGAVLVAAMREFSDFARAKGAAPQTALMTAAGLALLLAFMHERLGADIAALSGGTLPYPLHWQAVVWIVLLFVIVAPLIELFRNRGSALMNTAFSFLGFFYIGLCLATVVGIREIFSVAEFPVGSVFGTAVLNAAQAAQLSAWGGATVIALLATIWICDTAAYFGGRTMGKHKLFERVSPNKTWEGAVWGFLGALGAMAGAKYLALEYLPLHHALVIGAFVGSVGQIGDLVESLFKRDAGVKDSSALLPGHGGVFDRFDSLIFVSPVVFLYLDFIVFA, from the coding sequence GTGAGCAACCTCTCCGCGCGTCTTCTCGTCGCAGCAGTCGCCATTCCAGTCATCGTGCTTCTCGCTTGGCTGGGAGGATATTTCTGGTTGTTTTTTGTCGGCGCTGTGCTGGTCGCCGCCATGCGTGAATTTTCAGACTTTGCCCGTGCGAAGGGTGCGGCGCCACAGACCGCGCTAATGACGGCGGCCGGGCTGGCGCTTCTTCTGGCTTTTATGCACGAACGGCTTGGCGCTGATATCGCGGCACTGTCGGGCGGTACGCTCCCGTATCCGCTGCATTGGCAGGCGGTAGTATGGATCGTCCTGCTGTTTGTCATTGTGGCGCCGCTCATCGAACTCTTCCGCAACCGCGGTTCAGCGCTCATGAACACCGCATTCAGTTTTCTCGGCTTTTTCTACATCGGTCTCTGCCTCGCCACGGTGGTGGGCATACGGGAGATCTTTTCCGTCGCGGAATTCCCCGTGGGCAGTGTGTTCGGTACTGCCGTGCTGAATGCAGCCCAGGCGGCGCAGCTCTCGGCATGGGGCGGCGCCACCGTCATCGCACTGCTCGCCACGATATGGATTTGTGACACCGCCGCGTACTTCGGCGGACGCACGATGGGAAAACACAAATTGTTCGAACGTGTCAGTCCCAATAAAACCTGGGAAGGTGCGGTCTGGGGATTTCTCGGAGCACTCGGCGCGATGGCCGGCGCAAAATACCTTGCGCTCGAATACCTGCCTCTGCACCATGCGCTCGTGATCGGCGCCTTTGTCGGCTCCGTGGGACAGATCGGCGATCTCGTGGAATCACTGTTCAAGCGTGATGCGGGTGTGAAGGATTCGTCGGCGCTTCTGCCCGGACACGGCGGAGTCTTCGACCGGTTCGACAGTCTGATCTTTGTCTCCCCCGTGGTGTTCCTGTATCTGGATTTTATCGTCTTCGCATAA
- a CDS encoding DUF2007 domain-containing protein — protein sequence MSYCPQCFTEYVEGVAECSDCHVPLEDGPLVHCKKCEEPVPATDTFCDHCGVLLLDAETDETPECAEHPDSPAMAGCIMCGKPVCSECANEIEGKYFCNNDTHYTLHQDYAVVYRSSAEYEAEMIRANLESAGIDTQLFDQHGHVYFVDIGEMALVSVYVRKDEIERAGEIVQAILNSPPLEDDVDPTGAPA from the coding sequence ATGTCGTACTGTCCGCAGTGTTTCACCGAATACGTGGAAGGTGTTGCCGAGTGCAGCGATTGCCACGTGCCTCTTGAAGACGGCCCCCTCGTCCATTGCAAGAAATGTGAGGAACCGGTGCCCGCCACCGACACGTTCTGCGATCATTGCGGCGTTCTGCTGCTTGACGCGGAAACGGACGAGACACCTGAATGCGCCGAACATCCCGATTCACCCGCGATGGCGGGCTGCATCATGTGCGGCAAACCCGTGTGTTCCGAATGCGCGAACGAAATCGAAGGCAAGTACTTCTGCAACAACGACACGCACTATACCCTGCATCAGGATTACGCGGTGGTGTACCGTTCATCCGCGGAATATGAAGCCGAGATGATCCGTGCCAATCTCGAGAGCGCCGGTATCGACACGCAGCTATTTGATCAGCACGGCCACGTCTACTTCGTCGATATCGGAGAGATGGCGCTGGTGAGCGTGTACGTGCGTAAGGATGAGATCGAGCGGGCCGGAGAGATCGTGCAGGCGATACTGAATTCCCCGCCCTTGGAAGATGATGTGGATCCGACGGGAGCGCCCGCGTGA
- a CDS encoding CPBP family intramembrane metalloprotease — translation MIPSEHIDDMDEGASAAMPGTASSDTLPRTEEPRSDTPLPIAPWLAGILFLGAIFISYQLIGSVITVLLIGTSITPDNVNAMRIATVFAQVVFLAGPVFVFTRVFRWNVRAGLRLHPVSWRPALAVILAVVALQFVLQGYMTAQEHILRTYILTPSLEKLYDAIEKLIAGAYKSLLLMQSPWELGFVWIVVAFTPALCEELVFRGVVQRAFEKSMRARWAILLNAAIFAMFHLYPTQFVALTSVGLLLGYVVWRGNSLYYGMIAHATNNTISVLSVYFLGYEAASQEVAAAGAAQDTAYLAGAGLVVLVAALFAFRRFTMHRDTTSPPFTIA, via the coding sequence ATGATTCCTTCGGAGCATATCGACGACATGGATGAAGGCGCATCCGCGGCAATGCCCGGCACCGCCTCCTCCGACACGCTCCCGCGTACCGAAGAACCCCGTTCAGACACACCGCTCCCGATTGCGCCGTGGCTTGCGGGCATTCTGTTTCTGGGCGCGATCTTTATTTCGTATCAGCTCATCGGCAGCGTCATCACCGTTCTCCTGATCGGGACATCGATCACACCCGACAATGTCAACGCCATGCGCATCGCCACGGTGTTCGCGCAGGTGGTCTTTCTGGCCGGCCCCGTGTTCGTCTTCACGCGGGTCTTCCGGTGGAATGTGCGCGCAGGCCTGCGCCTGCATCCCGTCTCGTGGCGTCCGGCGCTGGCGGTGATTCTCGCCGTTGTGGCGTTGCAGTTCGTACTGCAGGGGTACATGACCGCGCAGGAACACATACTCCGCACATACATTCTCACTCCGTCCTTGGAGAAGTTGTACGACGCCATCGAGAAGCTGATTGCGGGCGCATATAAAAGTCTGCTCCTGATGCAGTCGCCCTGGGAACTCGGCTTCGTATGGATCGTGGTCGCGTTCACACCCGCCCTGTGCGAGGAACTCGTGTTCCGGGGAGTCGTACAGCGTGCCTTCGAAAAGAGCATGCGGGCGCGATGGGCCATACTCCTCAACGCGGCGATCTTCGCGATGTTCCATCTGTACCCGACGCAGTTTGTGGCGCTCACGAGCGTCGGTCTGCTCCTCGGCTACGTCGTCTGGCGCGGCAATTCCCTGTATTACGGGATGATAGCACATGCGACGAACAACACGATCTCGGTGCTCAGCGTGTATTTTCTCGGCTACGAGGCGGCGTCACAGGAAGTTGCAGCGGCGGGCGCGGCACAGGACACGGCATATCTGGCGGGAGCCGGACTCGTCGTGTTGGTCGCCGCCCTGTTCGCGTTCCGTCGTTTCACCATGCACCGCGACACGACCTCCCCCCCGTTCACCATCGCATAG
- a CDS encoding DUF3108 domain-containing protein — protein MNALISGRRGRITMFTRALHTTLVLLLGLGVLIPAAAQKLGEGGEPESPGSKIPYRKIEHNAFAVGEELVYDVNYGFITAGTAKMSIPRMSTMGGRPCYAVEFTVTSKPFFDAFYKVRDRYESHIDVDGLYSWKFIQQIREGGYKRDYHAGFDYWRMKAVTPNGEFPVEPFTQDILSAFYFMRTYDYSGFRPGQKVQLRNFYKDSTYGLTVKYLGKQTVSVEAGEFRCILLEPIMKEGGLFKSSGRIIVWVTDDDRKIPVQVEAEIPIGSITSELLSYKGVKGPIPSKVK, from the coding sequence ATGAACGCACTCATTTCGGGCAGAAGAGGCAGAATTACCATGTTTACACGCGCATTGCACACAACACTCGTCCTTCTTTTAGGACTCGGTGTCCTTATCCCTGCCGCCGCGCAGAAACTGGGCGAGGGAGGCGAACCGGAATCCCCGGGTTCAAAAATTCCCTATCGTAAGATCGAACACAACGCCTTTGCCGTGGGCGAGGAATTGGTGTACGACGTGAATTACGGATTTATCACTGCCGGAACGGCGAAGATGTCGATTCCGCGCATGAGCACAATGGGTGGTCGCCCGTGTTATGCGGTGGAGTTCACCGTCACATCGAAACCCTTCTTCGACGCATTCTACAAGGTGCGCGATCGCTACGAATCCCACATCGATGTCGACGGCCTCTATTCATGGAAGTTCATTCAGCAGATCCGCGAAGGGGGGTACAAACGCGACTATCATGCGGGCTTCGACTATTGGCGCATGAAGGCCGTGACCCCGAACGGCGAATTCCCCGTCGAGCCGTTCACGCAGGACATACTCTCGGCGTTTTATTTCATGCGGACGTACGACTATTCGGGCTTCCGTCCAGGGCAGAAGGTGCAGCTCCGCAATTTCTACAAGGACAGCACCTACGGTCTTACAGTTAAATATCTCGGGAAGCAGACCGTCTCGGTTGAGGCGGGTGAGTTTCGCTGCATCCTGCTCGAGCCGATCATGAAAGAAGGCGGCCTGTTCAAGTCGTCGGGACGCATCATCGTGTGGGTTACGGACGACGACCGGAAAATCCCGGTGCAGGTCGAGGCGGAAATCCCGATCGGTTCGATCACCTCCGAGCTGCTGTCGTATAAAGGAGTCAAAGGTCCGATTCCATCAAAGGTGAAATAA
- a CDS encoding glycosyltransferase family 9 protein, which translates to MNSEPHVLVFRTDRIGDLILSLPLAEAVKRAVPAARVTYCVQRPLEALARMSPFVDGTITIGGRDLDPADGNFRDVLGTLQPDIALFAYPRPKLAFAVARAHVRIRVGTAYRWYSPLFTHKVREHRKKATRHERDYTLALAERLGIPVRPLPDPKLVVPPDASASAEVFLEEHGIGTETRFVVVHPGSGGSAKDWNAENFGLLARELSAQDPRLVVLVSGVESEKQLMTRAAAAAGNARIFQRQLTLPELAAVYARASLFAANSTGPLHLAAAVGTPVLGLYPFERVCNPRRWGPLGTRARVLTPDMERGCAACRAESCGRHDVMARITVDRAIEAAVSLLG; encoded by the coding sequence GTGAACAGCGAGCCGCATGTACTCGTCTTTCGCACCGACCGCATCGGCGACCTGATTCTGAGCCTGCCCCTTGCGGAGGCGGTAAAACGCGCGGTTCCCGCGGCACGTGTCACGTACTGTGTCCAGCGTCCGCTCGAGGCCCTGGCGCGTATGTCGCCCTTCGTCGATGGCACCATAACGATCGGCGGACGAGACCTCGATCCCGCGGACGGCAATTTTCGTGACGTGCTCGGCACTCTGCAGCCGGACATCGCCTTATTCGCCTATCCCCGCCCGAAGCTCGCCTTCGCCGTGGCGCGTGCGCACGTTCGTATCCGTGTGGGCACGGCTTACCGTTGGTACTCGCCGCTGTTTACACACAAGGTGAGGGAGCACAGGAAAAAAGCGACCCGGCACGAACGAGATTACACGCTCGCTTTAGCGGAGCGGCTCGGCATACCGGTGCGGCCGCTCCCTGATCCGAAGCTCGTGGTGCCTCCGGACGCGTCCGCGTCGGCCGAGGTGTTTCTGGAGGAACACGGCATAGGCACTGAAACCCGATTCGTTGTTGTACACCCCGGCAGCGGAGGTTCGGCCAAGGACTGGAACGCCGAAAACTTCGGGCTTCTGGCTCGCGAGCTCTCAGCACAGGATCCACGGCTCGTCGTGCTCGTCAGCGGCGTCGAGTCGGAAAAACAGCTCATGACACGCGCAGCCGCTGCTGCGGGGAATGCCCGCATCTTCCAGCGGCAACTTACACTCCCAGAATTGGCGGCAGTGTATGCGCGGGCGTCCTTATTCGCCGCCAATTCCACCGGTCCGCTGCATCTTGCCGCCGCGGTCGGCACGCCGGTACTCGGACTCTATCCCTTCGAGCGTGTCTGCAACCCGCGGAGATGGGGCCCGTTGGGGACACGCGCTCGCGTACTGACACCCGACATGGAGCGCGGGTGCGCGGCCTGCAGGGCTGAATCCTGCGGGCGGCACGATGTCATGGCGCGTATCACCGTGGACCGGGCTATCGAGGCGGCGGTGTCACTGCTTGGGTGA
- a CDS encoding tetratricopeptide repeat protein, producing MDIKKIYLLIAAVIVAGVAIVFLLGDSEPSADELASQLPPGHPNVSETEQGQAAPGGPDKSNVRADVMERLAQMQARVDAAPEKDTTDVLTLAQMLYFSHRIEEAVKYFERYLKAMPGNTDAMFDLAVAYYDLGQHPKAFAITEKILQKEPSNTKALYNIGAIHATMGDKVKARAAWDKLRKIAPGSEDAKRAEESAKQL from the coding sequence ATGGACATCAAGAAAATCTACCTGCTGATCGCCGCGGTTATTGTGGCGGGAGTGGCCATCGTGTTTTTATTGGGTGATTCGGAACCTTCCGCCGACGAACTCGCATCGCAATTGCCGCCGGGGCACCCGAATGTATCGGAGACGGAGCAGGGACAGGCGGCGCCCGGCGGGCCCGACAAAAGCAACGTCCGCGCCGATGTCATGGAACGCCTCGCCCAGATGCAGGCCCGCGTGGATGCGGCCCCGGAGAAGGACACCACCGACGTACTCACACTTGCGCAGATGCTCTACTTCTCGCATCGCATCGAGGAAGCGGTGAAGTATTTCGAGCGTTATCTCAAGGCCATGCCGGGGAACACCGACGCTATGTTCGATCTGGCGGTGGCATATTACGATCTGGGCCAGCACCCGAAGGCGTTCGCGATCACCGAAAAAATCCTCCAGAAGGAACCCTCGAACACAAAGGCGCTGTACAATATCGGCGCCATTCACGCGACGATGGGTGACAAGGTCAAAGCTCGCGCCGCGTGGGACAAGCTGAGAAAAATTGCTCCGGGGTCCGAAGATGCCAAGCGGGCGGAGGAAAGCGCGAAGCAGCTCTGA
- the dnaX gene encoding DNA polymerase III subunit gamma/tau, translating into MSFLVTARKYRPSSFNQIIAQEHVVQPLLNSIRMNRIAHAYLFCGPRGVGKTTMARIFAKALNCPNAQDGEPCNTCDTCVEIAEGRDIDVQEIDGASNTGVDHARVLRESVRFMPARDKYKLYVIDEVHMLTDNAFNALLKTLEEPPKHALFIFATTEPHNLLPTVLSRCQRYDFKRISVENIVRQLAMICSQEGITAAEGALYIIAKKGDGSMRDAESIFDQVVAYGGSNLTAEMVRTVLHTVDEDVYFHVTDLISSQDTAGGFALVEDVVGHGHDIQDFLVGLEEHFRNLLVVRSTGDTRLIEASDEYRKRYAATAERFPEGDLLRLLKLTAEAMQALRFSPQPRVKFEIALITMIKMDSTILISSLLPPSAQGGKPEKPASAVSRPAPAAAPSQSVGRTSAASAPAAPAPAAPQHHNAAPARSAQGDDALRALREKEQRYAELLKGPSSPVRDAHPAPPPPTPQHTLDAPQPAAPVHPLVQTLIDSLGAVIIPDAR; encoded by the coding sequence ATGTCGTTTCTCGTTACCGCACGTAAATACCGACCATCGTCGTTCAATCAGATCATCGCGCAGGAGCATGTGGTCCAGCCGCTCCTGAATTCGATCCGAATGAACCGAATCGCACATGCCTACCTGTTCTGCGGTCCGCGAGGTGTTGGGAAAACGACAATGGCCCGCATTTTTGCCAAGGCGCTCAACTGCCCGAATGCGCAGGACGGCGAACCGTGCAACACCTGCGATACCTGCGTGGAAATCGCTGAAGGTCGCGACATCGATGTGCAGGAGATCGATGGAGCGTCAAACACGGGTGTGGACCACGCCCGTGTGCTGCGCGAATCGGTGCGTTTTATGCCCGCGCGCGACAAGTACAAACTCTACGTGATCGACGAAGTGCACATGTTGACCGACAACGCATTCAACGCGTTGCTGAAAACGCTCGAGGAACCGCCGAAACACGCGCTGTTCATCTTCGCGACCACGGAACCGCACAATCTCCTGCCCACAGTGCTTTCACGCTGCCAGCGCTACGATTTCAAGCGTATCAGCGTCGAAAACATCGTGCGGCAGCTCGCCATGATCTGTTCGCAGGAAGGGATAACGGCCGCCGAGGGAGCGCTCTACATCATCGCAAAAAAGGGCGACGGCTCCATGCGTGATGCGGAAAGCATCTTCGACCAGGTTGTTGCCTACGGCGGATCGAACCTCACCGCGGAAATGGTGCGCACCGTCCTGCACACCGTCGATGAGGATGTGTATTTCCATGTGACCGATCTGATCAGCTCGCAAGACACGGCGGGCGGCTTCGCGCTCGTCGAAGACGTTGTCGGGCACGGTCACGACATCCAGGATTTTCTCGTGGGCCTGGAAGAACATTTCCGCAACCTGCTTGTCGTGCGGTCGACGGGAGACACGCGCCTGATCGAAGCGTCGGACGAATACCGAAAACGGTATGCCGCAACCGCGGAACGTTTCCCGGAGGGCGATCTGCTGCGACTGCTCAAGCTGACTGCCGAAGCGATGCAGGCGCTGCGTTTCAGTCCTCAACCCCGAGTGAAGTTCGAAATTGCGCTCATCACCATGATTAAGATGGATTCCACCATCCTGATCAGTTCGCTGCTGCCGCCCTCCGCACAGGGCGGCAAACCGGAAAAGCCGGCCTCGGCTGTATCGCGTCCCGCCCCTGCCGCGGCACCATCGCAAAGCGTCGGTCGGACCTCCGCCGCCTCCGCACCCGCGGCACCCGCGCCGGCAGCACCGCAGCACCACAATGCCGCTCCCGCGCGTTCGGCCCAGGGCGACGACGCCTTGCGCGCCCTGCGCGAGAAGGAGCAGCGGTACGCAGAACTTCTCAAGGGACCATCCTCACCAGTACGCGACGCACACCCGGCTCCTCCGCCGCCGACGCCGCAACACACTCTCGACGCACCGCAGCCGGCCGCCCCCGTGCACCCGCTCGTGCAAACGCTGATCGATTCGCTCGGCGCCGTCATCATTCCCGATGCCCGCTGA
- the xth gene encoding exodeoxyribonuclease III, with the protein MKLVSWNVNGIRAVVKKNVFFEYLEEQTPDVLCLQETKAHEDQLDETLITPPGYYTYWHAGEKRGYSGVATFTKKKPQRVLRGTEILPRDTEGRILATDYPDFRLYNIYFPNGGRGAERLRYKLEFYDEILEHFERERAEGRPLVICGDVNTAHREIDLKNPKENEKTSGFMPIERAWLDRLFSLGYIDTFRHFHPDEVDQYSWWDMRTRARERNAGWRIDYFITTPDLEKKLKSASIEANVEGSDHAPVVLVVKA; encoded by the coding sequence ATGAAACTCGTCTCGTGGAACGTCAACGGCATCCGCGCCGTGGTCAAAAAAAACGTGTTCTTTGAATACCTCGAGGAACAGACGCCCGACGTGCTCTGCCTGCAGGAAACCAAGGCGCACGAAGACCAGCTCGACGAAACCCTCATCACCCCGCCGGGGTACTACACGTACTGGCACGCCGGCGAAAAGCGCGGGTACAGCGGCGTCGCAACCTTCACCAAAAAGAAGCCACAGCGCGTGCTGCGCGGCACCGAGATCCTGCCGCGCGATACCGAGGGGCGCATACTCGCGACGGACTATCCGGACTTCCGGCTTTACAACATCTATTTTCCAAACGGAGGACGGGGCGCCGAACGCCTCCGTTACAAGCTCGAATTCTACGACGAGATTCTCGAGCACTTCGAACGCGAACGCGCCGAGGGGAGGCCGCTGGTAATCTGCGGCGACGTGAATACCGCGCATCGCGAAATCGATCTCAAGAATCCGAAGGAAAACGAGAAGACGTCCGGATTCATGCCCATAGAGCGCGCCTGGCTCGACCGTCTCTTTTCGCTCGGCTACATCGACACGTTCCGGCATTTCCACCCCGACGAGGTGGACCAGTATTCCTGGTGGGACATGCGCACACGCGCGCGTGAACGCAACGCGGGCTGGCGCATCGATTACTTCATCACCACGCCCGATCTCGAGAAAAAACTCAAGAGCGCCTCGATCGAAGCCAATGTCGAGGGCTCCGACCACGCGCCCGTCGTGCTCGTCGTCAAAGCGTGA
- a CDS encoding Arc family DNA-binding protein — MAEKKQILLRLDKEIYDGLRRWADDDIRSVNAQIEYLLRETLRREGRLPNRPSRSKRADD, encoded by the coding sequence ATGGCTGAGAAGAAGCAGATATTGCTCCGCCTCGACAAGGAGATTTACGACGGTCTGCGCCGCTGGGCCGACGACGACATCCGCAGCGTCAACGCCCAGATCGAGTACCTGCTTCGTGAAACACTTCGCCGCGAGGGTCGGTTGCCGAACCGGCCCTCGCGGTCGAAACGTGCGGACGATTGA
- a CDS encoding SPFH domain-containing protein: MKQSTETAAVRMNGFLFVVLFIALIGAGVVSVLFLSVALAIILWVAALFIMPGFFIVQPNEARVLVFFGKYIGTARDDGFHWANPFAIKKHVSLRVRNFNSERLKVNDAAGNPIEIAAVVVWRVTDSAKALFDVEKYENFVAIQSETALRTMAMHYFYDSDEQPGDVSLRGNPDEVADSLRKELHVRLSQAGVEVMEARISHLAYAPEIAQAMLRRQQAQAVISARKKIVDGAVGMVEMALHRLSSENIVALDEEKKATMVNNLLVALVSEQATQPIINTGTVY, from the coding sequence ATGAAACAGTCTACTGAAACCGCCGCAGTTCGCATGAACGGCTTTTTGTTCGTCGTGTTGTTCATTGCGCTGATCGGTGCGGGAGTGGTGAGTGTGCTTTTCCTGTCGGTGGCGCTCGCGATAATCCTGTGGGTGGCGGCATTGTTCATCATGCCCGGATTTTTTATCGTGCAGCCGAACGAGGCGCGCGTGCTGGTGTTCTTCGGCAAATACATCGGCACGGCACGCGACGACGGCTTTCACTGGGCCAATCCCTTCGCCATCAAAAAGCACGTGTCACTGCGCGTGCGGAATTTCAACAGCGAGCGCCTGAAAGTGAACGACGCCGCGGGTAATCCGATCGAAATCGCCGCCGTTGTTGTGTGGCGCGTCACGGACTCGGCGAAGGCCCTGTTTGATGTGGAGAAGTACGAAAACTTCGTCGCGATACAGAGCGAAACCGCCCTTCGAACTATGGCGATGCACTACTTCTACGACAGCGACGAACAGCCCGGTGATGTGTCACTGCGCGGCAATCCCGACGAGGTGGCGGATTCCCTGCGCAAGGAACTGCACGTCCGGCTCTCGCAGGCGGGTGTCGAGGTGATGGAGGCCCGCATCAGCCATCTCGCCTATGCGCCGGAAATAGCGCAGGCGATGCTGCGCCGCCAGCAGGCGCAGGCGGTTATCAGCGCGAGGAAGAAAATCGTGGACGGCGCCGTGGGCATGGTCGAGATGGCGCTGCACCGCCTCAGCTCCGAAAACATCGTTGCCCTCGATGAGGAGAAAAAGGCGACGATGGTCAACAACCTGCTCGTCGCACTGGTTTCGGAACAGGCGACACAACCGATCATCAACACCGGCACTGTGTATTGA